A single genomic interval of Vulpes vulpes isolate BD-2025 chromosome 3, VulVul3, whole genome shotgun sequence harbors:
- the GPR61 gene encoding G-protein coupled receptor 61, translated as MESSPIPQSSGNSSTLGRVPQTPGPSTASGVPEVGLRDVASESVALFFMLLLDLIAVAGNAAVMAVIAKTPALRKFVFVFHLCLVDLLAALTLMPLAMLSSSALFDHDLFGEVACRLYLFLSICFVSLAILSVSAINVERYYYVVHPMRYEVRMTLGLVASVLVGVWVKALAMASVPVLGRASREEGAPGLPPGCSLHWSRGAYCQLFVVVFALLYFLLPLLLILVVYCSMFRVARVAALQRGPLPTWMETPRQRSESLSSRSTMVTSSGAPQTTPHRTFGGGKAAVVLLAVGGQFLLCWLPYFSFHLYVALSAQPISTGQVENVVTWIGYFCFTSNPFFYGCLNRQIRGELSKQFVCFFKPAPEEELRLPSREGSIEENFLQFLQGTGCPTESWAARPLPSPKQETPAVDFRIPGQIAEETSEFLEQQLTSDIIMSDSYLHPAPSPRQES; from the coding sequence ATGGagtcctcccccatcccccagtcATCAGGGAACTCTTCCACTCTGGGGAGGGTCCCTCAGACCCCAGGTCCCTCTACTGCCAGCGGGGTGCCGGAGGTGGGGCTGCGGGACGTGGCCTCAGAGTCCGTGGCCCTGTTCTTCATGCTCCTGCTGGACTTGATCGCTGTGGCCGGCAACGCCGCTGTGATGGCCGTTATCGCCAAGACCCCCGCCCTCCGAAAATTTGTCTTCGTCTTCCACCTCTGCCTGGTGGACCTGCTGGCCGCGCTGACCCTCATGCCCCTGGCCATGCTCTCCAGCTCTGCCCTCTTCGACCACGACCTCTTTGGGGAGGTCGCCTGCCGCCTCTACTTGTTCCTGAGCATATGCTTCGTTAGCCTGGCCATCCTCTCGGTGTCGGCCATCAACGTGGAGCGCTACTATTACGTGGTCCACCCCATGCGCTACGAGGTGCGCATGACGCTGGGGCTGGTGGCCTCCGTGTTGGTGGGCGTGTGGGTGAAGGCCTTGGCCATGGCCTCCGTGCCCGTGTTGGGCCGGGCCTCCCGGGAGGAGGGggcccccggcctccccccgggcTGCTCGCTGCACTGGAGCCGCGGCGCCTACTGCCAGCTGTTCGTGGTGGTCTTCGCCCTCCTTTACTTCTTGTTGCCTCTGCTCCTCATCCTCGTGGTCTACTGCAGCATGTTCCGGGTGGCCCGGGTGGCCGCCCTGCAGCGCGGCCCGCTGCCCACCTGGATGGAGACGCCCCGCCAACGCTCGGAGTCCCTCAGCAGCCGTTCCACCATGGTCACCAGCTCCGGGGCTCCCCAGACCACCCCGCACCGGACGTTTGGGGGAGGGAAGGCTGCGGTGGTCCTGCTGGCTGTGGGTGGACAGTTCCTGCTCTGTTGGCTGCCCTACTTCTCTTTCCACCTCTACGTTGCCCTCAGTGCTCAGCCCATTTCCACTGGGCAGGTGGAGAACGTGGTGACCTGGATCGGCTACTTCTGCTTCACCTCCAACCCTTTCTTTTATGGGTGTCTCAATCGACAGATCAGGGGGGAGCTCAGCAAGCAGTTTGTCTGCTTCTTCAAGCCAGCTCCAGAGGAGGAGCTGAGGCTGCCCAGCCGGGAGGGCTCCATCGAGGAGAACTTTCTGCAGTTCCTCCAGGGTACTGGCTGTCCCACGGAGTCCTGGGCTGCCcgacccctccccagccccaagcAGGAGACACCTGCTGTAGACTTTAGAATTCCAGGCCAGATAGCTGAAGAGACTTCTGAGTTCTTGGAGCAGCAACTCACCAGCGACATCATCATGTCGGACAGCTACCTCCATCCGGCCCCCTCACCTCGACAGGAATCGTGA